The DNA window cTCAGGTTTCCCTTTTATTTCGAGCTGAAAATCGCATTTGTCATTTGGCTGCTCTCCCCTTACACCAAGGGCTCCAGTGTCCTCTACAGGAAGTTTGTGCACCCAACGCTCTCCAATAAGGAGAAGGTACTCACTTGTTAGAAGATACTGACCTGTCTGGGAGTTGACCGACTTTTGATTCAGTTATGCTGcaataaaaactgaaatgcaggaaTCATGCTTGTGCTGACATTAGTCGATGTAGAATGATTCTCTGACAACAGTGGCATCCTGCAGCTTACTGAAAATTGTACTGTAGCCAGTAGTTTGCCTAATGCTTAGAAAGCATGTTTGACTAATGCAGTGTCATGAGCCCTTATTGTCAGTAGTTAAGCTCTTTGAATTACGATATGAGCAGCATGTTCTGTAGTTATGCTGTTTTTTCACATTGTCAGTTTAAGCAACTCCTTTGTTTCAGTTGTTACAATTTGGAAATAGCATGCTTTGAGGAAAAGTTGCATTTGCAAGCTTTCTGTAAGTAGCAGAGAAGCTTCAGTTATGTGATCAATGACAGCTATTGATGGTAGTCTGGAAGAAAGTGTCCAGATGAGCTTTGGGGTTTTAAGGGTGATGGTGGGGGAACTTTGATTATGTTTGTAACAAGCAGCTAAATGCCATGTTCCACATTACCTTCCTAGGAAATCGATGAATACATTACTCAGGCTCGTGACAAGAGCTATGAAACCATGATGCGAGTTGGCAAGAGAGGGTTAAACCTTGCTGCCAATGCAGCAGttactgcagctgcaaaggTAATACAACACCTTCTGTAACATTCAGGAATCCCCCAGAAGTTTAGTTTTGTGTGCCAGCAATTAGTAGTATGAGTTTGTTAGGGATGCTGGTACTTGTGGACACCAAtctacttttcctttcctccagttTGCCTTGTGATTAATTCCATCCTTTGCCTTAAGAAAAGTGAGGAAGAGTGGAATGGATTTTGCTTTAACCTCTTTTCTTTTGGTCTTGGGAgcatacttttctttttcccttttctgttttcccagaGTACCCTATTGGGGAATAGGAcaccttttctcttcttctgaaTGATCCCATGTGAGATGATCTTGGTGAAGGCGAAGTGCCCTTGACCCTTACTATTTTGCCGTCTTAGGGCCAGGGAGTTTTGTCTGAGAAGCTGCGAAGTTTCAGCATGCAGGATCTCACTCTTATCCGGGATGAAGATACTGTGCACCTGCAAAGCCGGGAGCCACAACTGCACCCATCTGGTGGGAGTCTTCTTGAAACCATTGAGGATTCAGGTACAGAACACTGTCCTGGGGTCAGgtgtaaaagtaattttttctccttcttattagctggtgcagtgcGGTGTtattgactttcagcctgggaacagtgctgataacaccgatgtttttagttgctgctaagtaatgtttactctgaccaagtactttctgagtctcatgctctgccagggaggaggggaagtcaggaggaagcagggacaggaaacttgacccaaactaaccaaagggatattccacacctcagcatgtcatgcctactacataaactggggggaattacccagaaggccagatcgctgctcggaTCAGGCTGGGTATAGGTcggagggtggtgagcagttgtattttgttaccttgttatttcccttatcattattattgttgctggtagcagtagtgattttgcgttataccttagttactggaatgctcttatctcaacctgtgggaggtacattctttccattctcctccccatccctctgggagtagggggaggaagggggtagggagtgagcgagtgggtGGGCAGTTCTGAGTTACTGCccgggcttaaaccatgacaaacatCCCTGCTAGGCCATCTACTAACACATCTCTACTTTTTGGATCATCCTTGTTCAGGATTGTTGACATCTCCCTTTCATGTGGTCCTTCAGGATGGGCCATTTTAGACTTTGTGATTTTTCAAAAGTATTTGCTAAAACTTTTTCTCTTATTCCTTAGGTTCCTGTTACTCCtcaggagaggagagcagtATGGCACAGAGGTCTAATGGAACCCCACTGGAGACTAGAACAGACCCATCAGATGAAGATGTAGGAGATAAACTTCCTAAACGTACCCAGAGTCTCAAAACTCCTAAGAAGATGATGAAAGCTGAGGTAAGCTGGTGTGTAAATTATTCCCAGTACATATATTGATCTGTGAGGTTTGTTGGAAGGCTCTGGCTTCATAGTCTCACTGCATTTAAAAGCTGTTTacgtacaaggtcctacacctgggttgggacaatcccaggcacagctacaggttgggcaaagaagagattcagagcagccctgcggaaaaggtcttgggggtgttggtcaatgagaaaatgaacatgagccagcttcagtgtgcgctcccagcccagaaagccaaccatatcctgggctgtatcaaaaggagcttgatcagcagggcgaaggaggtgatcctgcccctctactctgctctcgagagacctcacttgaagtactgtgtgcagttctggtgtcctcagcataaataggacacggaactgttggaacaagtccagaggagggccatgagaatgatcagggcactggagcacctcctgtatgaagataggctgagaaagttggagctgttcagactgtagaagagaaggctgcgtggaaacctcatagcagccttccagtatctgaagggggcctataaggatgctggggagggactgttcatcagggactgtagtgacaggacaaggggtaacgggttaaaacttaaacaggggaagttaaaattggatataaggaggaaattctttcctgttagggtggtgaggcactggaatcagttgccgaggtatccctgcctatggcagaggggttggaacttggtgatcttaaggtcctttccaaccctaactattctatgatcctaacTTTGTTGGACTCAGTCTTTGCTAGTTGAATCCTACATCAGAGGACTTGCTGTCTGCTTGCTATACTAGTCTCtaacttttgtatttttatcatGCCTGTAAGCCTCTGTCATAAGCTAGGTCCTCGCTTCTCTTTAATTcaggtttgtgttgaagggtgGGAGCATTAGgtatttttaacatgttttgTTTACTATATCTTCTTTCCTGTCTGTTACAGTCTGAATATATAATATTGCTGTGACATTTATCCCTGGGACAGCCCTTTCTTCTCATCTAAAATATATTCGTTCTATATGTAGGACTAATGTTCTACAACTAATATACCAAGAACTAATGTTAGGCCTTCCTGGACTTCTGCATATTAGATATTGGGAAAATGTCATTTCCCCCTCCACAACACTCCCCACACccatcctgctccttccccactGTGGGGGTTTTGTCTAGAAGTTTAGGTAACTAGTCATTGTTGACGTCTCCTCTGTATGCCATGTGTTGATCCAGGATACTTACAGCCATTCAGATGGGGCATGAGTTGCCTGTATTCTTATTATTAAACAAACTATATAGGAAAATAAAGGCAACTGTGTGCAAGAGTCATTTTACCTTAACAGTCTTCCGAGGTGTTTCTTTCCAGGTTTTGACTCATACTTGAATGTTTCTTGTTGTTTGATTTACACATGATAAAATGGTTGTCCCTTTTTGTGCAGTGTGATCTTGTTTGCTTGATTCAGCTAAGGctcctaattttatttttttaagtactaTATGACTGGCTCACATTGTCGAGCTTTTCAGgctaaatattaaattatttggAGGAAAGTAATTGCTTAGAGCATCGTTTTTAGTTGTACTGTTAACCTCATCTTACAGTGTACAGGAAACTTTTGCGTATGATTAAGTACTGTTtataacagaatcacagaatagctgaGGTAGGAGGGGACCTttgaagatcatctggtccaaccccacTGCTCAAGCGAGGCTATCTAGAGCCTGTTTCCCAGGATCATGTTcaaatggcttttgaatatcttcAAAGATGGACGTGTACATCAAAAGATGCATTTAAAATCAGcctgtatatttttttaatgcccaAGGCTTGCTTCTGAGTTGacccctcttctttcttctctagCATATTAGACTATTTGTGAAAACAAGAGGAACGACATTTGATTCTAAGCTTTCCTAGGGAGagatttttaaagtgaaatcaTGGAAAGAGAGTAACGACTCTTCAGTGCTCTTTATTCTGAATACAGAAATTCCAATAAAGCCCTTTTGCAGGCATATTGGGTCTTATGCTTGGTCTGTTTGGATCTTTAGTTCAAATGTAGGAATTGTAGGAGGCCTTGAACTGAGATGTCTGAAATTGCCCAGAAGGTCTGAGTTCATTACATAAATGCCTTCTTCTTGCCAGTATCTAGAATGGAAGACACTGGACTAAAGTGTGCAAACCAATTGAAGATGTTTCTACATCTTTCGGATAATAGTCTTTGGGATGGCAGTCAGGAAACACAAAAGTTACAACAGTGAAGTGTTATGTGAATGGTACCAGTTAGAAATATCACTATGTCTAATCTTCTGTCAAGACAGCTGACTTCAGTTTTATTATCATACTTGCCCAGTTTTAGAAtgtcttcctcttctgcttgcTCTTTGACAGATATGCTCAGACTGATTTGGTtactaaaaaaaccaaaatgaatggttaaatagcttttctgaaaaaataGATGACATGAATTTTCATCTTtgacatctttgtcagcaataTGGGCAGTGGGATCGagggcaccctcagcaagttgccaatgacaccaaccTGTGAGGTgcagttgacatgctggagggacaGGATGCCACAtggagggacctggacaggctggagaggtgggacagtgtgaacctcatgaaattcaacaagtgcaaggtcctgcacctgagtcagggcaatcccagcgCAAATACAGGCTTAGTGGAGaatggatggagcagccctgaggaagacTTTGCCATGCTGATCAATGAGAAGCTTCCCATGACACATCTTCAGCGTGCACTCAAGCCCAGAActcccctgtgtgctgggctgcatccccagagcatgagcagcagctcaggcaggggatcctgcccctctgctgtgctctggtgagaccccccctgcagtcctgatccagctctcgggcagcagcacaagagggacgtggagctgctggagcaagtccaaaggaggccatagagctgctgtgagggctggagcagctctgctctggagccaggctgagagagctgggctgggtcagcctggagaagagaaggctccttaaggggaggccttagagcagctccagtgcctaaaggggctacaggagacctggagaggggctttggacaaggacctgtagggacaggccaaggggaatggctttaaactgccagaggggagactgagatgagctcttaggcagaagctcttccctgtgagggtgctgaggtgctggcacagggtgcccagagaagctgtggctgccccatccctggcagtgttcaaggcctagttggacacaggggcttggagcaacccactctagtggaaggggtccctgcccgtggcagggggttggacctggatgagctttagggtcccttccaacccaaaccagtctgtgagtctatgaATAAGGTCATCATATTATAGTTGTTTTGTCCTCTGTTTTCACTCTGCATTCTTGTATCTTTCTGTTAGACATTTAGGTGTTAAACTAACCCaagatgcctttttttctttctcctcagcTTCCAGTAAGAAGTGTCAAAGCCCGTCCCAAGAAGAAGGCTGCAGGCTCTCTTGCGTCTGTTGAGTCATCCTAAGGCagcctccccttccccagcacctgTCTCTGTCCTGGGATTTACCTGTCACTTTTGAGGGGAAATTCTCCAAAGGAAGGGAGCTGAGATTCATGTACATAACAGATACTGCTTTGTAGAGCTCATTCTGAGGCAAGGGGGAGGCTGGGATTCAGAACATGGAGTAGAGGATACACATCCTCaggaattttctccttttcatctcTCTGTTGGAGGGAATGTTGATATGTCTGTACATAGCCTGTTGCTTTGGAATTCTCACTGTATAAACCTAGTTGAGGAGAGTCTTTGCTGGGAGAACTGACTAGGGTTAGAGACATCCATTGCacagaagctggaaaaatatTAGACACTGGAGTTCCACAGGGGTGAGTGGCTCCCTAAAATGTCTTGTCTTGCTCTGGGTAttcttctgcagctgtgtgTTATGAAGAAGTGCCCACAATGAATCATCCTCCTTAAGAAAGGACTGAAACCAGTCATGTCCATCCCCTTTGAGAAGGTGACTGAAATGTATGCTGAGTGCTTTTGAATCTAATGGTCTGGCTCATGAGAGGAGTATGCTAGATACACATTACTAGTACTGGAAGGTGAAgagattgtttttaatttttttctggaaggtGAAGGGAGATAATTGAAAAACTGAGTAATGAAGAAAATGTGCTCTTAAATGCACCTGTGGTGAAATAGATACTGTAACTGTAGTTACAGTAGTAACTGTAACAGTCAACTATTGAGAAAGAAAGTTGGGCATTCGTAAGATTTTGGCTCTTTTTGAAGCTgcttgaattttatttcaggttCTGTTCATTTTGATTCCTGTGATACCATCAGTGTGAGGCGAGTCCCATGTGGTGGGAGAAGTTGGCAGGgagactgttgctttgccatttAGTGGTTTGAACTCCATGTCA is part of the Lathamus discolor isolate bLatDis1 chromosome 10, bLatDis1.hap1, whole genome shotgun sequence genome and encodes:
- the REEP2 gene encoding receptor expression-enhancing protein 2 isoform X4, with the protein product MVSWIISRLVVLIFGTLYPAYSSYKAVKTKNVKEYVKWMMYWIVFAFFTTAETLTDIVLSWAERCPVYGVFMAMDERLSETRSRFPFYFELKIAFVIWLLSPYTKGSSVLYRKFVHPTLSNKEKEIDEYITQARDKSYETMMRVGKRGLNLAANAAVTAAAKGQGVLSEKLRSFSMQDLTLIRDEDTVHLQSREPQLHPSGGSLLETIEDSGSCYSSGEESSMAQRSNGTPLETRTDPSDEDVGDKLPKRTQSLKTPKKMMKAESEYIILL
- the REEP2 gene encoding receptor expression-enhancing protein 2 isoform X2; this translates as MVSWIISRLVVLIFGTLYPAYSSYKAVKTKNVKEYVKWMMYWIVFAFFTTAETLTDIVLSWAERCPVYGVFMAMDERLSETRSRFPFYFELKIAFVIWLLSPYTKGSSVLYRKFVHPTLSNKEKEIDEYITQARDKSYETMMRVGKRGLNLAANAAVTAAAKGQGVLSEKLRSFSMQDLTLIRDEDTVHLQSREPQLHPSGGSLLETIEDSGSCYSSGEESSMAQRSNGTPLETRTDPSDEDVGDKLPKRTQSLKTPKKMMKAEHIRLFVKTRGTTFDSKLS
- the REEP2 gene encoding receptor expression-enhancing protein 2 isoform X6, with the translated sequence MMYWIVFAFFTTAETLTDIVLSWAERCPVYGVFMAMDERLSETRSRFPFYFELKIAFVIWLLSPYTKGSSVLYRKFVHPTLSNKEKEIDEYITQARDKSYETMMRVGKRGLNLAANAAVTAAAKGQGVLSEKLRSFSMQDLTLIRDEDTVHLQSREPQLHPSGGSLLETIEDSGSCYSSGEESSMAQRSNGTPLETRTDPSDEDVGDKLPKRTQSLKTPKKMMKAELPVRSVKARPKKKAAGSLASVESS
- the REEP2 gene encoding receptor expression-enhancing protein 2 isoform X3, with product MRRCRCGVDCMAGGCGGPAAQGRCCGAGERAPPWGSRGAPAPCREAPGPFPGCGRWRCWVLSAPFLSQVDLRHPLPCVLLLQGREDEEREGICEVDDVLDCVCLFYHCRNTYRHCSFLEIDEYITQARDKSYETMMRVGKRGLNLAANAAVTAAAKGQGVLSEKLRSFSMQDLTLIRDEDTVHLQSREPQLHPSGGSLLETIEDSGSCYSSGEESSMAQRSNGTPLETRTDPSDEDVGDKLPKRTQSLKTPKKMMKAELPVRSVKARPKKKAAGSLASVESS
- the REEP2 gene encoding receptor expression-enhancing protein 2 isoform X7, with protein sequence MRRCRCGVDCMAGGCGGPAAQGRCCGAGERAPPWGSRGAPAPCREAPGPFPGCGRWRCWVLSAPFLSQVDLRHPLPCVLLLQGREDEEREGICEVDDVLDCVCLFYHCRNTYRHCSFLGQGVLSEKLRSFSMQDLTLIRDEDTVHLQSREPQLHPSGGSLLETIEDSGSCYSSGEESSMAQRSNGTPLETRTDPSDEDVGDKLPKRTQSLKTPKKMMKAELPVRSVKARPKKKAAGSLASVESS
- the REEP2 gene encoding receptor expression-enhancing protein 2 isoform X5 yields the protein MVSWIISRLVVLIFGTLYPAYSSYKAVKTKNVKEYVKWMMYWIVFAFFTTAETLTDIVLSWFPFYFELKIAFVIWLLSPYTKGSSVLYRKFVHPTLSNKEKEIDEYITQARDKSYETMMRVGKRGLNLAANAAVTAAAKGQGVLSEKLRSFSMQDLTLIRDEDTVHLQSREPQLHPSGGSLLETIEDSGSCYSSGEESSMAQRSNGTPLETRTDPSDEDVGDKLPKRTQSLKTPKKMMKAELPVRSVKARPKKKAAGSLASVESS
- the REEP2 gene encoding receptor expression-enhancing protein 2 isoform X1, whose product is MVSWIISRLVVLIFGTLYPAYSSYKAVKTKNVKEYVKWMMYWIVFAFFTTAETLTDIVLSWAERCPVYGVFMAMDERLSETRSRFPFYFELKIAFVIWLLSPYTKGSSVLYRKFVHPTLSNKEKEIDEYITQARDKSYETMMRVGKRGLNLAANAAVTAAAKGQGVLSEKLRSFSMQDLTLIRDEDTVHLQSREPQLHPSGGSLLETIEDSGSCYSSGEESSMAQRSNGTPLETRTDPSDEDVGDKLPKRTQSLKTPKKMMKAELPVRSVKARPKKKAAGSLASVESS